The genomic region AGGCCATTAATTAATGATAAAAACGAGTTGGAAACATTGTAACAAACGGCATTGAAAAAAGCAAACCAAGTGTTTATCCCTCAGTGCACAAAATCAAGTATTTTTGAAGGTTATTATATTTATTGGGTTTTTCAAACTAATGACATACCAAGCGACAGCCAgaattgttaaataaaatgatatTTCTGTGGTTACATCATCCTAGTTTAGCTTAATTTTCAATAGAATAACTATTTAGGAACAAAACAACTTTTCTTAAAATGTCTTACCTCCCCAGATGTCCCTCTCCTGTCAGGCAGCACTAGTGTATTGGCATGGCGCCCGGGACTAGAGGAGATCCGAAGCCTCATTCCGTGGGCCCTACTTCGCATGTACCGTTTGTCTCAGAGTGCGGTGTGTACTAGGAAGGGAGATGCTGGAGTGACGAGACACGAAGGAAAGAGGAGGTGTGTCCAAGAGGAGCAAGTATTGTCTCACTGTGATACGAGCTTAGAACTTCAGATCGTACGGAGTGGTAATAGATATTAGTGCGACAGAGGCTAACAAACAGGGTCTGTCTGCAAATACAAATGGCGATCGAACAGCTACTCGAGTCGTAAACTCGAGAAGAATGCTTGGGCATACTGTGCGAGAGCCAGTTAGGATGCATCAGGTAAAGCACTGGGTCAGGAGTCTGTCCGCGCACGTAAAGCCGGGCAGCAAGCGTAAATTTTACACGCCGGAAAGGGCAGGTCAGAGAATCTCGATTGGTGTGCGCACGCGGAGGCTTTTACTGACAACGCTTCCGATCGTAGACAATGTTTGGCTGACGCGGGCAAATAGGGAGTGACAGGGGCGTGTGAGGCCACTCTGGATGGTCTTGCGAGATTCCACCGTAACCATTTGGCCTATTGCGTCAGCTCTCCCTGTCCATGAAGAGCGAATGTGTTCGATCTTGGCCCTTAATAGCGGGCGCCAACCAAGGACTGTGGATCGTCAGACGTTCCTTCAGTGAGAGAAGAACCGCGCGTTATTCCTATATCAGCGTCCAGTAGAGCTCTGACTTTAGTCACCAAGTGTCCGCGTGTCACATTGCGCGGGAACTCCTCCACACCTTCAGCAGAACCGTTAGAAGCTGACTGATACAGGATCTGGAGAGCGTCAGCGGTCGTCCAGGATGAACATTCCTGTGCTTGCTCTGCTATTCGAAAAAACGAGTTCCAAATCGGTGAGCACAACGGGGACGCTGGAAACGGGGGTCAGAGTGGTCAGCAAACGTTCACATTCACAGGCGCTCCAAGTGTGCTCCAATTGTTCAGAGGTAAGTAGGTGAAAAAGGATGCATTTCTAGCGTGCGCGACGAACGATAGCAGGAAAAGAATTGCAAAGACTAAGGAAAACTAAATTACAGTGCTGAGGTCGTTCTCAAGCACGATCAAAAGCTTAACAGAAACACAGTCTCCTGATGGTGCCTCGGGACATAGAAATATAGGCCGCATGAATACTCAGGCTGTTGCAGTCACATCTGAGCCAAACGCTATTGTCCTGTCAGATGAAAAATAGTGAGGGCACCTGCGTCTTTTGCAGTTATTGTCAGGTCAtattctgtctgtttctctctgtccaGAGGCGATTTTGTTactaatgaatacattttttcttgtaGGGATGGTGATAATAAAAAAGGAGCATCCTCATTTACAGCGCAATTAACTTTTCCATTGAGACCAGAGTCCAGGTCATTAACACTGATAAGGGCAACTGTAGNNNNNNNNNNNNNNNNNNNNNNNCTTCCGAGATGGAGCTTGAAAAGGAAGTAACCTCAATTTCAGGTACGTTATCATTTACgtcaactattttaataatgaCGCTTTTTTCGGTAGTAAGAGGAGCGAGACCTTTATCTGATGCCTGAATTTCAATTTCATATTTGTCCTTCTCCTCATAATCTACCAAACCTTTAACAGTTATTTCACCTGTTGATGGATTGATAGTAAACATATTTAACATATTCTGATTCATACTCTTGCTGAATGAGTAAACTATTTCTCCGTTTGCTCCGCCATCTAAATCAGTTGCATTCACTTGTATGACTGTTGTTCCTACTGGAGCGTTTTCATCGAGCGTCACTGAATAAACATCTTTAGAGAAAACAGGCACGTTATCGTTTACATCTAAAACATTTACTAGAATATTCATCTCGCCAGATTTCGGAGGTTTCCCTCCATCCAATGCAGTCAGCACTAATGAGTGGCTTACTGCAATTTCTCTGTCTAAAGGCTTTTGCACAATTAATATAGGTATTTTACCGTCTTCTCCCTTATCCTTAACTTCCAAACGGAAGTGATCGTTTTGGCTAAGTTTATATTGCTGCACAGAGAAATGACCACTGTCTCGATCCCGTGATGCTTTTAGCTGAAATCGTGCTCCGGGTAACACGGACTCTGAAATCTCTAACgttgtctctttctctggaaAATTAGGAGAATGGTCATTTATATCCATAACTTCGATTCTAACGTAATGAACCTCCAGTGGGTTTTCTAACACGgttttcagatttattaaaCATGTACTGCTCTGCGCGCACACCTCTTCTCTATCAATCTTCCGGCTCACATACAGGACGCCATCATTCTGATTTACATGGAAAAGAGGATCCGCATTACTAGAAACAATCCGATACTTCCTGTCGTTCAGCGTGCTTTTCTCCAATCCCAGATCTTTCGCTATATTTCCAACCACAGTTCCTTCGTTAACTTCCTCAGAGATGGAGTATCTTAATTGCGCCGAGGCCACGCTCCACAAAAGCACAGCAACCACACAGCCGAACGAATATCCTCGCGGATATACCCTTCGTGGCTTGCATCTTCTTTGTTCCATGGTTAAACACGAACTCCTCAATAAACCATCACAAAGATGATAACTAGTTTTTAAATGCGGAATCCAACAGTTAGCTACATATGCATATTAATTGACTTTCTATATATCCAGACCTTCAGGGAAACCGACCATTTCCACGAGAGGCAGAGGAACGATCCTGCTGGTTCCGAAGTGAGAATGTCTACAGGAGGTGGAACCAAAAATCAATGGCAATGAGCCCATGTAACGCTGACTTTTTACATTCCACTGACACCATGCGACGTTATTTCTcattgcagaaatgtgaagGATGTACTGCACATTAgatcattgttgttgttttttcacaccCTAAAACAGAGCCAAACACTTTCAGAACCAAGGATAGCGATCATAAAGTTGGGCAATTCAGTATATAGTACCTCTTAGATTAAGACATGATCTCATTTGATTTCAGGTTTTCTTGCAGTACTGAGTTTACTTAAGTTTTTTGTTCCCTCCCTACACTACCATGCAGTAGTTGCAACTCTACGGTATGCTATTCTTTCGCCATGTGTTTTTCATTGCTGAGTAAAGGTATATTGacgaaacacacacatcaatcgGAAATAAGATATCTTTCATTTGCTTTTCCGCAATTTTATATAATTAATCTAGTGtaagaaaaaaaggttgtggAAGGTATAATTAGATAAGCTACGAAATCAACCTACAATTGAAAATACTGTAGCAAAATAAAGGAGCAACAAGCATTGTTTATATCATTGCCAACAAAAAAGTTCAAATTGTCAAACCAGCCATGAGGTCAGATTTATGATTATGATATACAGTTGTTGATAAATGTATTAACATAGTGGGTGACCACCATAGTAAGAACTATAATTGGTATTTCGTTTTTTATGTCaacttaaataattcctaaaatTGACATGAGGTCACAATTGTCAGGGAACCAGGGAAGCCAACAAATCCAGTGCCATGCTATCTAAAACCTTACCCATTAGGGAATAGTTGATAAGTTTAGTAAATGATCAATACAGTTCGTTTGCACTTAAAAACGTCTTACCTCTCCAGATGTCCCTCTCCTGTCAGGCAGCACTAGTGTATTCGCATGGCTGGCCGGAACGATAGTAGACCTATACTCATTCCTGGGTCCTACAGCATGTACCGTTTTGTCTCCAGAATCTGTACGGATGCTGTGACCACAGCGTACCATCATAATTAGTCTCTTTTGTAGTATTAGTAAGTATAGTCTGGTGTTTTGGCGCACTGCATTGCATCAGCACCGATGATACTGATAGAGAAAAAGTGTTTAAACTGAGCCAAAGTTATCATCAGGTAAAAAATTCACATATTCCCTCCTCCTCTATCCTTTGCGCACACTTTTAACATCAGAAGCCGCAAAGCCTCTTTGGGCTCCACAACTTGACAACCACAGTAGCGTGTTGCTGAGAGGGAAACGTTCCCATTGTCTTTCACCAGTATACCAGTTTATGCTCAGCCtcgtctgtctctgtgatgagCGAATGTGTTCTGATCTGCCTGTATAGCGGGGTCCAAACCAAAGGACTGTGGTCAGTAACTTCCTCAGTGGAGAACGTAACCAGCCGTTATATCCTATATCAGCGTCATAGGCTCTGACTTTAGTCACCAAGTGTCCTGCGTTCACATTGCGGGGAATCTCCTCCACACCTTCAGCAGAACCGTTAGAGCTGACTGATCAGGATGACTGGACCGTTTCGTTCTGATCCAGAATGAACACGTTCACTGTGACGTTGCATCTGCTGCTGTGACTAGTTCCAGAATCTGTGGCAACAACTTGGAACTGGACGTTTTCAGAGTTTCAAATTCAAAACTTTTCAGCGCCAAAATGTCTCCAGTTTCAGAGTTTATGTTGAGAAATGATGTCAATTTGTTATCTGTGCCTGCGTCTCTGAGAATATGATAGGAAATGAGTGCATTGTCGTTCTCATCACGATCAAAAGCTTCAACAGAAAATAGAGATGCTCCTGGATGGTTGCCTTCGTTGACATAGAAAGCATATGGACTCAGTGAAAACTCAGGACTGTTGTCATTCACATCTGATACAACAACATGTATTCTGTTTTCAGATGATAACGCTGGTTTGCCCGAATCTTTTGCAATTATCGTTAGGGCATAATGTGATTGTTTCTCTTTATCCAGAGGCATTTTCGTTactaatgaatacattttgtctTGTAAAGACGGCGATAACATAAAAGGAACATCCTCAAGCAAAAAGCAATTAACTTTTCCATTGAGACCGGAGTCCAGGTCATTAACACTGATAAGGGCAACTGTAGTGCCTGGTCTGGAATCTTCAGGGATGGAGCTTGAAAACGAGGTGACTTCAATCTGGGGTGCATTATCATTAAGGTCAACTATCTTAATAACCACACTTTTTTCAGTTGTTAGAGGAGCGAGACCTTTATCTGATGCCAGGATTTCAATTTCATATTTATCCTTGTGCTCATAGTCTATTGGTCCTTTTACAATCAACTCGCCTGTTGATGGAGTTATTTCAAACAGTTTAAACAATCTAATATTTACGCTGTTGCTAAAGGAGTAAAATACCTCTCCGTTCGGTCCTTCATCTAAATCAGTTGCATTCACTCGTATGACTGTTGTACCTACTGGAGCGTTTTCATCGAGCATTACAGAATACGTGTCTTGAGAAAATACCGGCACGTTATCATTAATATCCAAAACATTTACTAGAATTTTCATCTCGCCAGATTTCGGAGGTTTCCCTCCATCCAATGCAGTCAGCACTAATGAGTGACTCCCCGCTGACTCCCTATCTAAAGATTTCTGTACAATTAATACAGGTATTTTACCATCTTCTCCCTTATCTTTAACCTCCAAACGGAAGTGGTCGTTTGGACTTAGTTTATAATGTTGCACGGAGAAATGACCACTGTCTGGATCTCGTGCGGCTTGTAGCTGAAAGCGTGTTCCACTTAACACAGATTCTGAAATTTCTAACGTTTTCTCTTTATCTGGAAAGCATGGAGAGTGATCATTTACATCCAAAATCTCAACTCCAACATAATGGACCTCCAGTGGATTTTCGAGCACTGTTTTCAGATTGAGCAAACATGAACTGCTTCGCTCGCACACTTCCTCTCTGTCAATCTTTCTGCTCACATAAAGGATGCCGTCGTTCTGATTTACATGGAAAAGAGGATCCGTTGCACTAGAAACAATCCGATACTTCCTGTCTTTTAACGTGCTTTTATCTAATCCCAGATCTTTTGCAACATTCCCAACCGCAGTTCCTTCATTGACTTCCTCAGAAATTGAATATCTTATTTGCGCCGAGGCCACGCTCCACAAAAGCACAGCAACCACGAAACAGAGCCACCGCCGTATCAGCCTTCCTGGCTCGCACTTTCTTTGTTCCATGGTCATCAACGAAAATTGTTACAATCCTTCAcgaaaaaaaaatggcatcagTGAAACAGCATCGTGCGCAGTAGCATGTATAGCCGTTTTTCTGTTCTCAATGTGAAATATAGACAATTTTACAACCGTCAGCTCACTAACGGCGATGCTATGTTGAACTAGTAAAATCATTACTGGGCGTCTCACACGATGCAGCTGACATGAGCTCTTGCGAAGCGCTTATGTTTTCATGCACTGACACCATGCGATATCTTTTTTCATTACAAGTAAGCGAACTCGAAGACCTCATTAATCTACAAACATGTATCCACAAACTCTCAGATTATCAATTTTACCTTATACACCCCAGCTGCTCTAATATCCATTTCCGAAATCTCATATCCGTAGCCCTTAATTTGGCACTGCGTTTCTATTTTCACTTTGAAAACCTTTCTTTTCAATTAATACGTTTAATACCTTAACAATATgcaatataatacatatatcaGCATAACACATAAATCAGCGTCAAAGCAATTGTGCAGGAGGAAGGGTCAAACAGAACAGGAGGCACAAATTGTAAACCTACTCCACAACACTATTTTGTATAATACACACTTGAGTCAGTTAGATTAAAACAAAACGTGGGACTGGACATAACGATACTAACCGATACAAACGTAATTCAGAAAACCTGTGATCGGTCAGGGATTATTCCCTTAGGTTTACCTGCCATTAATTGTGATGGAataaactcaacaaaaaaaaaaaagaatttcagaACCCTGGACAGCACAGTTTTACACCAGCAGTAtggaaaaagaaagtaaaaaaaattataagtATCGTCTTATGTGACGTATTGACTAAAATTTAACAgtgtgaataataaataaataaaaagatttaccTCTCCAGATGTCCCTCTCCTGTCAGGCAGCACTAGTGTATTCGCATGGCTGCCCGGGACTATAGTAGATCCTATACTCATTCTGGGTCCTACTAGCATGTACCGTTTGTCTCCAGATCTGTACTGGATGCTGTGACACAGCGTCCCATCATAATTAGTCTCTTGTAGATATTTAGAAGTATAGTCTGTGGTTTTGGAGCACTGCATTGCAATCAGCACGATGATACTGAtgagaaaaagtgttgaaactGAGCCCAAAGTTATCATCAGGTAAAAAGTCACATtattctcctcctcatcctttGCAGCACTTTTAACATCAGAAGCAGCAAAAGCCTCTTTGGGCTCCACAACTTTGACAACCACAGTAGCTGTTGCTGAGAGGGAAACGTTCCCATTGTCTTTCACCAGTATGACCAGTTTATGCTCAGCCTCGTCTGTCTCTGTGAATGAGCGAAGTGTTCTGATCTGTCCTGTATAGCGGTCCAAACCAAAGAGACTGTGGTCAGTAACTTCCTGCAGTGAGAACAGTAACCAGCCGTTATATCCTATATCAGCGTCATAGGCTCTGACTTTAGTCACCAAGTGTCCTGCGTTCACATTGCGGGGAATCTCCTCCACACCTTCAGCAGAACCGTTAGAGCTGACTGGATACAGGATGACTGGAGCGTTGTCGTTCTGATCCAGAATGAACACGTTCACTGTGACGTTGCTGCTTAGTGACGGAGTTCCAGAATCTGTGGCAACAACTTGGAACTGGAACGTTTTCAATGTTTCAAAGTCAAAACTTTTCAGAGCCAAAATGTCTCCAGTTTCAGAgttgatatttaaaaatgaaatcaatgTATTTTCTCCACTTGTTTCTCTGAAAATATTATATGAAATGAGAGCGTTATCGCTTTCATCGCGATCAGAGGCCTTTACTGAAAATACTGATGCTCCGGGACTGTTGTTCTCGGTAATGTAAAATACATAGGGACTTGATGAAAACTCTGGTGTGTTGTCATTTACATCTGATACTACAACGCGTATTGTCTTTTCAGTTGAAAATGACAGATCACCTGTGTCTTTCGCAATAATTGTGACTTCAAATTGGGAAACAATTTCCCTGTCCAACTGTGACCTGGTTACAACAGCGTACATGTTTTCTTGTAATGATGGAGATAAAGTAAAAGGCCCTTCTTCTTTAATTGTGCAAATGACTTTACCATTGATTCCAGAATCTAAATCACTGACACTAATCAGAGCCACTGTAGTTCCAATCTTTGAATCCTCCTTGATAGAGCTAGAAAATGATGTCACTTCTATTTCAGGTGCATTATCATTAACATCAATAATATTTATCATTACACTTTTGTCAGTTGTTAGAGGAGCTTGTCCCTTATCAGACGCCTGAATGTCAATTTCATAACTTTTACATTCCTCGAAGTCTATCTTACCGGTAACTTTAATTTCACCAGTGTGCTCGTCTATACTAAAGACATCCATTAATTTTGTGTCAACTTCGTTACCAAATGAATATATTATTTCACTATTTGCACCCTCGTCCAAATCGGTTGCATTTACTTGTATCACTACAGTGCCAACGGGAACATTTTCTTTGAGTGTGGCAGAATACAACTCTTTGGTAAACACCGGGGAGTTGTCATTAACATCAAGTACATCCACAATAATTTCTATAGCGCCAGACTTCACTGGTTTCCCCCCATCAACAGCTGTTAGGCGTAGCTTAATTTTCCCAGCTGTTTCTCTATCTAACTGCTTCTGCAGAACTAAAAATGGTACTTTACGGTCCTCGCCTCTATCCTTCACTTCTAATCTAAAATATTCATTATGGCTGAGCCTATATTGTTGAATGGAGAACTGGCTTACGTCGGGGTCGCGCGCAGCCTGTAGTTGAAATCTCGCTCCTGGTAGAGCCGACTCAGAGATCTCaagccttttctctttctctggaaAAACCGGCGAGTGATCATTTATATCTAGTATTTCCACTGCCACGTAGTGGATCTCCAGCGGGTTTTCTAGCACGGTTTTCAAATTGATCAAACAGGGGCTTGTCCTTTCGCACACTTCCTCTCTGTCTATTcttcttttgacatacaataTACCGTTATCTTGATTCACTTGAAACAGGGGCTCAGTTGAGCCTGCTACAATGCGATATCCTCTGTCCTTTAGTGCACTCTTATCTAGCCCCAAATCCTTGGCTATATTCCCGACGACGGTTTCATCTGGAACCTCCTCTGATACTGAATACCTGATCTGTGCAGAAGCTCCGCTCCATGTAATATCCAGAATAAGCATAAAGGCAAACCAAAACTGTAGGTCCCTCCATGCTTTGCGTCCTCTTTGTTCCATGACCCGAAGCCGATAAAGAACAGTTCTTTAACTACGTCGTTTTATAATATAAACTCAGTACGCTATATTTCTGAATAAGGACcgtctgttttttatttgtttgtatttttataaaaggGCTGAAAATGAAAGAATGGCTGCTGCCAATTGCGGTCTTGCGCTCAAGTATGCTGTTTGAGTAAAATGCACGGGCTCAGTCCAAGTAAAGCTCGTGACGTAAAGTGCTGTCAGAAGCACAGAACCACTAAACTACACTGACACCAAGCGTTGGAATTGTTATTTCCACAGATTTAAATAGTGGTCAGTTAACATCGAAGACAATCTGCAAATGTTCAAAGCATTTAGACATAGACCTGCTTTGACTTTTGCACATGCTGTAACCTTTATCTTTCTATTTGGATTTCTGGCATAATAAAGCAATCCAACCATTTGAGGAAATCCCTCTAACACTCATCAGCACAGCTGCCAATACATTAAAAGAGAGTACCAGCATCACTATATGATTAGCAAGTGAACCTCCTGAGCCAAGAGCATAGGTTTGTAACACAAAGTAAAAAACGTGCACTCACTGCTAGTTTAGAACAATATCACTCCTAAAGGtccttaaaaaaaggttttagctATGGAGAGAGACGGGAaatgaaaacatcaaaacattatCTTACCTCTCCATGTCCCTCTCCTCAGCACCACTAGTGATATCGCATGGCTGCCCGGGACTTAGTAGATCCTAACTCCTTCGGTCCTACTAGCATTACCGTTTGTCTCCAGATCTGTACTGGATGCTGTGACACAGTGTCCCATCTAATATCTCTTGTAGATATTTGAAGTATAGTCTGTGGTTTGGGACACTGCATTGCAATCAGCACGATGATACTGAtgagaaaaagtgttgaaactGAGCCCAAAGTTATCATCAGGTAAAAATCAcattctctcttcctctgttttttgcactttttacaTCAGACAGCAAAAGCCTCTTTGTGCTCCACAACTTTGACAACCACGTAGCTGTTGCTGAGAGTGAAACGTTCCCAGGTCTTTCACCAGTATGACCAGTTTATGCTCAGCCTCGTCTTGTCTCTGTGAATGAGCGAAGGTGTTCTGATCTGTCCTGTATACGGTCCAAACCAAGAGACTGTGGTCAGTAACTTCCCTGCATGAGAACAGTACCCAGCCGTTTATCCTATATCAGCGTCATAGGCTCTGACTTTAGTCACCAGGTGCCTGCGTTCACATTGCGGGGAATCTCCTCCACACCTCACAGAACCGTTAGAGCTGACTGATCAGGATGACTGGAGCGTTGTCGTTCTGATCCAGGATGAACACGTTCACTGTGACGTTGCTGCTTAGTGACGGAGTTCCAGAATCTGTGCACAACTTGGAACTgaacttttttcagtgttccaAGTCAAACCTTTTAGTGCTGAAATGTGTCCATTTTTTAACTGTTGACATTTATGAAAGAGGTAAAAAAATGGTCTCCGCCTGTGTCCCTTAATATGTGATATGAAATAAGTGCATTACTGCTCTCGTCATCATCACGGGCTGTCACTGATAAAATAGATGCTCCCGGGTTGTTATTTTCAGTTATGTAGAAAGTATATGGGTTCTGTGAAAACACTGGATTGTTGTCATTCACATCTGACACATCTATGTGTATGGTTTTTTCTGATGATAAAGATGGTGCACCTGCGTCTTTACATACAATTGTGACAATATATTGCGATTGCTTCTCTCGATCCAAAAGCAATTTTGTTACCAAAGAATACATGTTATTTTGTAAAGCTGGAGTGAGCATGAAAGGAATATCTTGGCTTATGTAACACATAACTTTTCCGTTGAGACCAGAGTCCGAATCTTTAACACTGATTACGGCCACTGTGGTTCCTGGTTTTGAATCTTCCGGGAGCGCACGAGAAAAAGATGTCACCTCAATCTCTGGTGCATTGTCGTTTACATCAACAATGTGTATAATAACGCTTTTTTCCGTAGCTAGTGTAGCCGGACCTTTGTCGGATGCCTTGATATCAATTTCGTATCTGCTACATTCTTCAAAATCTATGGCCCCTGCTACAGTAATTACTCCGGTCATTGGATTTAAATCAAAACGTGAACGTGCCATTGCATCCACATCATTTCCGAATGAATATATAACTTCACCATTTAAACCTTCATCCAAATCAGTTGCATTAACTTGAATCACAGTTGTACCAAAAGAAGAATTTTCTTTTAGCTGCACTGTATATGACTCCTGGGTGAAAACTGGGGGGTTATCATTGACATCGGAAACATTAACAATTATTGTCATGTTACCGGATCGCGGAGGTTTACCTCCATCAATGGCTGTCAGAAGTAATGCATGGGTCTTGGCAGATTCTCTATCAAGTGGCTTTTGAATAATTAAACTAGGAGTTTTACGGTCCTCACCACGATCTTTCACTTCCAAGCGAAAATGTTCATTCAGACTTAACTTATACTGCTGAACGGATAATAAACCACTATCAGCATCACGCGCAGCTTGTaactggaatcttgctcctggTAATGCAGATTCGGGAATTTCTAAAGAATTTTCTCTTTCGGGAAAGCTTGGTGCGTGGTCGTTGACATCCAGAATCTCCACCGCTACATAGTGCACCTCCAGGGGATTTTCTAACACAGCTTTAAAGTCGATTAAACAAACCTTACTTCGGTCACAGACTTCCTCTCTGTCAATTTTCCGGTTCACATACAAGATACCATCATCCTGGTTTACTCGAAAAGGAGGCTCTGTCGTGCCGTAGACAATACGGTACCCTCTGTCCTTCAGTGTGGTCTTATCAACACCTAAATCCTTTGCTAGATTTCCAACAGCAgttccttctttctcttcctcggAGATGGAATATCGGAATTGTCCTAAAGCTCTGCTCCAAAACGTAACCAAAACCATCATAATGGCAACCCACTTTGTCCGCTTACTCCATGTTTGGCGTTGTCTTTGTTCCATGATGTGAagatgaaacatttaaaataaaaaatagcctTCAAATATCTATTCGCATATTCTGACGTACA from Etheostoma spectabile isolate EspeVRDwgs_2016 chromosome 10, UIUC_Espe_1.0, whole genome shotgun sequence harbors:
- the pcdh2ac gene encoding protocadherin alpha-8 isoform X5, coding for MEQRGRKAWRDLQFWFAFMLILDITWSGASAQIRYSVSEEVPDETVVGNIAKDLGLDKSALKDRGYRIVAGSTEPLFQVNQDNGILYVKRRIDREEVCERTSPCLINLKTVLENPLEIHYVAVEILDINDHSPVFPEKEKRLEISESALPGARFQLQAARDPDVSQFSIQQYRLSHNEYFRLEVKDRGEDRKVPFLVLQKQLDRETAGKIKLRLTAVDGGKPVKSGAIEIIVDVLDVNDNSPVFTKELYSATLKENVPVGTVVIQVNATDLDEGANSEIIYSFGNEVDTKLMDVFSIDEHTGEIKVTGKIDFEECKSYEIDIQASDKGQAPLTTDKSVMINIIDVNDNAPEIEVTSFSSSIKEDSKIGTTVALISVSDLDSGINGKVICTIKEEGPFTLSPSLQENMYAVVTRSQLDREIVSQFEVTIIAKDTGDLSFSTEKTIRVVVSDVNDNTPEFSSSPYVFYITENNSPGASVFSVKASDRDESDNALISYNIFRETSGENTLISFLNINSETGDILALKSFDFETLKTFQFQVVATDSGTPSLSSNVTVNVFILDQNDNAPVILYPVSSNGSAEGVEEIPRNVNAGHLVTKVRAYDADIGYNGWLLFSLQEVTDHSLFGLDRYTGQIRTLRSFTETDEAEHKLVILVKDNGNVSLSATATVVVKVVEPKEAFAASDVKSAAKDEEENNVTFYLMITLGSVSTLFLISIIVLIAMQCSKTTDYTSKYLQETNYDGTLCHSIQYRSGDKRYMLVGPRMSIGSTIVPGSHANTLVLPDRRGTSGERSEQM
- the pcdh2ac gene encoding protocadherin alpha-8 isoform X3, with product MEQRGRKAWRDLQFWFAFMLILDITWSGASAQIRYSVSEEVPDETVVGNIAKDLGLDKSALKDRGYRIVAGSTEPLFQVNQDNGILYVKRRIDREEVCERTSPCLINLKTVLENPLEIHYVAVEILDINDHSPVFPEKEKRLEISESALPGARFQLQAARDPDVSQFSIQQYRLSHNEYFRLEVKDRGEDRKVPFLVLQKQLDRETAGKIKLRLTAVDGGKPVKSGAIEIIVDVLDVNDNSPVFTKELYSATLKENVPVGTVVIQVNATDLDEGANSEIIYSFGNEVDTKLMDVFSIDEHTGEIKVTGKIDFEECKSYEIDIQASDKGQAPLTTDKSVMINIIDVNDNAPEIEVTSFSSSIKEDSKIGTTVALISVSDLDSGINGKVICTIKEEGPFTLSPSLQENMYAVVTRSQLDREIVSQFEVTIIAKDTGDLSFSTEKTIRVVVSDVNDNTPEFSSSPYVFYITENNSPGASVFSVKASDRDESDNALISYNIFRETSGENTLISFLNINSETGDILALKSFDFETLKTFQFQVVATDSGTPSLSSNVTVNVFILDQNDNAPVILYPVSSNGSAEGVEEIPRNVNAGHLVTKVRAYDADIGYNGWLLFSLQEVTDHSLFGLDRYTGQIRTLRSFTETDEAEHKLVILVKDNGNVSLSATATVVVKVVEPKEAFAASDVKSAAKDEEENNVTFYLMITLGSVSTLFLISIIVLIAMQCSKTTDYTSKYLQETNYDGTLCHSIQYRSGDKRYMLVGPRMSIGSTIVPGSHANTLVLPDRRGTSGEPKGPSGDWRYSASLRAGGVMQSSVHMEESSVMQGAQGVLVQNWPTASSAADAEGGEVSPPMGAGVDSNSWHFRYGPGGPGAPPQHLKPGEVPPEAFIIPGSPAIISIRQNQGGEDDKSDFITFGKKEEAKKKKKKKKEKKDKKDKGKDDGDE
- the LOC116697055 gene encoding protocadherin alpha-7-like, with amino-acid sequence MFHLHIMEQRQRQTWSKRTKWVAIMMVLVTFWSRALGQFRYSISEEEKEGTAVGNLAKDLGVDKTTLKDRGYRIVYGTTEPPFRVNQDDGILYVNRKIDREEVCDRSKVCLIDFKAVLENPLEVHYVAVEILDVNDHAPSFPERENSLEIPESALPGARFQLQAARDADSGLLSVQQYKLSLNEHFRLEVKDRGEDRKTPSLIIQKPLDRESAKTHALLLTAIDGGKPPRSGNMTIIVNVSDVNDNPPVFTQESYTVQLKENSSFGTTVIQVNATDLDEGLNGEVIYSFGNDVDAMARSRFDLNPMTGVITVAGAIDFEECSRYEIDIKASDKGPATLATEKSVIIHIVDVNDNAPEIEVTSFSRALPEDSKPGTTVAVISVKDSDSGLNGKVMCYISQDIPFMLTPALQNNMYSLVTKLLLDREKQSQYIVTIVCKDAGAPSLSSEKTIHIDVSDVNDNNPVFSQNPYTFYITENNNPGASILSVTARDDDESSNALISYHILRDTGGDHFFTSFINVNS